A region from the Dehalococcoides mccartyi CG5 genome encodes:
- the fdnG gene encoding formate dehydrogenase-N subunit alpha: MRSQFSRRDFLKISGGTAGLFATAGLFRGPIKGVEPKMVDTRPRWVKETTTICPFDASGCGFICYTDSAGNLTNMEGDPDNPVNRGSACSKGASLIQLHNNKHRLEKVLYRAAGANDWEEKSWDWAFGEIAKKVKASRDSGFIAKNAAGKTVNRTEAIASLGGATLDNEECYLLSKMLRALGIVYLDSQARLSTASSLEALAASFGRNAMTNSWTDVSNANVILDMGGNPAENYPACFSHLGEAMGKGAELISVDCRLTRTAAKAGTFVAARSGSEIAFIGGLIKYVISDIEAHPANYNMTYITEYTTAGMVVNSNFKGPADLDGMFVGYNTASHSYDQSNWNFTKASNGEPVIDKTLTNPNCVFQLLKKQYARYTPEMVSATCGCSQADFAKVCAFFAATGKADKAGAIVYAMSSTQHTSGAQTVRAYAVLQMLLANIGVSGGGLFALGGESNVQGAADNGVSWNKLPGYLSAPNEDDTTFAAYASKAGDQSAASLLKAWYGSNASSSNGFGFGFLPKTDNNTNYSYVNAIKQMAAGKIKGAFAWGANPVVESAAAGQATQALAKLDWLVVTDMFESETAAFWKKDGVTSQTEVFLLPTACSYEKEGSVTNADRWIQWRNKAVSASGEAKSELEVISSLLSRLQTLYQGESGLNAEAITKLSWTYSTNPSAADVAKEMNGYKISSLQQLESPEDLRADGTVACGNSLYIGSFTNAGNQMARREQTGAFHAGWAWSWPMNTRIMNNRASVDLSGKPFNAAKPVISWNGMSWTGDNVDGKNAPFNQSGGLPFKGTNGNTAQLFAAMADGPMPEHYEPWESPVDNALSGTQNNPTAMVFEGDTQGSAGEYPVICTTIRTVEHSLGGQLTRNMPFLVELAPAAYVEISEQLASEKGIKAGDIVKLTSARGSVSVAAAVTKRLKPFSIGGKTVHQVAIPNHWGFMGIAQGDSANVLAPNTADSNSSTPEFKAFLVKVEKAADGTVPTITGRYKVLED, from the coding sequence ATGAGGTCTCAGTTTAGTAGGCGAGATTTCCTCAAGATCAGCGGAGGGACCGCGGGTCTCTTTGCCACAGCTGGTCTTTTCCGTGGACCCATTAAGGGTGTTGAGCCCAAAATGGTTGACACGCGCCCCCGGTGGGTAAAAGAAACCACCACCATTTGTCCCTTTGATGCCAGCGGTTGCGGATTTATCTGCTATACCGATTCGGCCGGCAACCTCACCAATATGGAAGGTGATCCAGACAATCCCGTAAATCGGGGGAGTGCCTGTTCCAAGGGTGCTTCACTGATTCAACTTCACAATAATAAACACCGTTTAGAAAAGGTGCTTTACCGTGCCGCCGGTGCGAATGATTGGGAAGAAAAGTCATGGGATTGGGCGTTTGGTGAAATTGCCAAAAAGGTAAAGGCCAGCCGTGACAGCGGTTTTATAGCCAAAAATGCTGCCGGCAAGACCGTTAACCGCACCGAGGCTATTGCCTCGCTGGGCGGAGCTACTCTGGATAACGAAGAATGTTATCTTCTGTCCAAGATGCTTCGTGCCCTGGGCATTGTCTACCTGGATAGCCAGGCCAGACTGAGCACCGCTTCCAGCCTGGAAGCTTTGGCGGCTTCGTTCGGACGAAACGCCATGACCAACAGCTGGACCGATGTTTCAAACGCCAACGTCATTCTGGATATGGGTGGCAACCCGGCTGAAAACTACCCTGCCTGTTTCTCCCATCTGGGCGAAGCTATGGGCAAAGGTGCAGAGCTTATCAGCGTTGACTGCCGCCTGACCCGGACTGCCGCCAAGGCCGGCACATTCGTTGCCGCCCGCTCCGGTTCGGAGATTGCCTTTATCGGCGGGCTTATCAAATATGTCATTTCTGACATTGAAGCTCACCCCGCAAATTACAACATGACCTATATTACCGAATACACCACTGCCGGCATGGTAGTAAACTCCAACTTCAAGGGTCCGGCTGATTTGGACGGCATGTTTGTAGGTTACAACACCGCCAGCCATTCATACGACCAATCAAACTGGAACTTTACCAAGGCCAGCAACGGCGAACCGGTAATAGACAAAACCCTTACCAACCCCAATTGTGTCTTCCAGCTTTTGAAGAAGCAATATGCCCGTTACACTCCGGAAATGGTGTCCGCAACCTGTGGCTGCTCCCAGGCTGACTTCGCAAAGGTCTGTGCCTTTTTTGCCGCAACCGGCAAAGCAGACAAGGCCGGCGCTATTGTCTACGCCATGAGCTCCACCCAGCACACCTCCGGCGCTCAGACAGTTCGGGCTTATGCCGTACTTCAGATGCTGCTGGCCAATATCGGCGTATCCGGCGGCGGTTTATTCGCCCTTGGAGGTGAATCTAACGTACAGGGTGCTGCCGACAACGGTGTCTCATGGAACAAACTGCCCGGTTATTTATCTGCCCCCAACGAAGACGATACCACTTTTGCCGCCTATGCTTCTAAAGCCGGCGACCAAAGTGCAGCCAGCCTTTTGAAGGCCTGGTACGGCTCTAATGCCTCCAGCTCAAACGGTTTCGGCTTCGGCTTCCTGCCCAAAACAGATAATAATACCAATTACTCTTACGTAAACGCTATCAAACAGATGGCTGCCGGCAAAATAAAGGGTGCTTTCGCCTGGGGTGCAAACCCGGTGGTTGAGAGTGCTGCTGCCGGTCAGGCTACTCAGGCTTTGGCCAAACTGGACTGGCTGGTAGTGACAGATATGTTTGAGTCTGAAACTGCTGCTTTCTGGAAGAAAGACGGGGTGACTTCGCAGACCGAAGTCTTCCTGCTGCCCACTGCCTGTTCTTACGAAAAAGAAGGCAGTGTAACCAATGCTGACCGCTGGATTCAATGGCGAAACAAGGCCGTCAGCGCTTCCGGTGAAGCCAAATCTGAGCTTGAGGTTATCAGCTCCCTGCTTAGCCGTCTTCAGACCCTTTATCAGGGCGAAAGCGGCCTCAATGCAGAAGCTATTACCAAACTCAGCTGGACTTACAGCACCAACCCCTCTGCGGCTGATGTAGCCAAAGAGATGAACGGATACAAGATATCTTCCCTGCAGCAGCTTGAAAGTCCTGAAGACCTAAGGGCTGACGGAACAGTTGCCTGCGGCAATAGCCTTTATATCGGCAGCTTTACAAATGCCGGAAACCAAATGGCACGGCGTGAACAGACCGGTGCTTTCCATGCCGGTTGGGCTTGGAGCTGGCCGATGAATACCCGCATAATGAACAACCGCGCTTCAGTTGACCTCAGCGGCAAGCCCTTCAATGCGGCCAAACCCGTTATCAGCTGGAACGGTATGAGCTGGACCGGTGACAATGTTGACGGTAAAAACGCTCCGTTTAATCAGAGCGGCGGACTGCCCTTTAAAGGTACCAATGGCAATACCGCACAGCTCTTTGCCGCCATGGCTGACGGCCCCATGCCTGAACATTACGAACCTTGGGAAAGCCCGGTGGACAATGCTCTGTCCGGCACCCAGAATAACCCGACCGCTATGGTCTTCGAGGGCGATACCCAGGGCAGTGCCGGTGAATATCCGGTTATCTGTACCACTATACGCACCGTTGAGCATAGTTTGGGCGGTCAGTTAACCCGCAATATGCCTTTCCTGGTAGAACTTGCCCCGGCTGCTTATGTGGAAATCTCCGAACAGCTGGCCAGCGAAAAGGGTATCAAGGCCGGTGATATTGTAAAACTCACTTCGGCCAGAGGCAGCGTATCAGTGGCTGCAGCCGTTACCAAACGGCTTAAACCCTTCAGCATTGGCGGCAAAACTGTTCACCAGGTAGCCATACCCAATCACTGGGGCTTTATGGGAATTGCACAGGGTGACAGTGCCAACGTACTTGCCCCGAACACCGCAGACTCAAATTCCTCCACTCCTGAGTTCAAGGCGTTCTTGGTCAAGGTTGAAAAAGCAGCCGACGGTACCGTACCCACCATCACCGGACGCTATAAGGTACTTGAGGACTAA
- the coaD gene encoding pantetheine-phosphate adenylyltransferase, protein MIAIYPGRFDPVTLGHLSVARRASGFCDRLIIAVFDNPAKPGLFTAAERVDFIKQSIKDLPNVEVRSFSGLMVNFARKMGASLIIRGLRVGADFEREMEMYVMNRRLDEGLELCCLFSEPQYQYLSASLIKEIVILGGDSSGLISEHVAVALKNKLASV, encoded by the coding sequence TTGATAGCCATTTACCCGGGCCGGTTTGACCCGGTAACCCTGGGCCATCTGAGCGTTGCCAGACGCGCTTCAGGCTTTTGTGACCGGCTGATTATTGCTGTCTTTGATAATCCTGCCAAACCGGGCCTTTTTACGGCCGCCGAGAGGGTAGACTTCATCAAACAATCCATTAAAGACCTTCCCAATGTAGAGGTGCGTTCTTTCAGCGGGCTTATGGTCAATTTTGCCCGTAAAATGGGTGCTTCGCTTATAATTCGCGGCCTCAGGGTGGGGGCTGATTTTGAGCGTGAAATGGAAATGTACGTTATGAACCGCCGTCTGGATGAGGGGCTTGAGCTTTGTTGCCTCTTCTCCGAGCCTCAGTACCAGTACCTCAGTGCTTCGCTTATCAAAGAAATAGTGATACTGGGCGGGGACTCAAGCGGATTAATATCGGAACATGTGGCAGTAGCTTTAAAAAACAAGTTAGCGTCTGTCTAG
- a CDS encoding formate dehydrogenase accessory protein FdhE has translation MNTNRLERINSEIERYRAAQPELETILALYQKVFDIQESASSQEEPAPLISDEDAIAKLAAGEYILKDIPFEPSAELFHQTGLKLGRAFTQTAGEKFPTPALLKLIENHPGGLSGFITAMLSDNLEYLAKFTQNTSFNPETLLFFVTNLVSPFLTAQAKYYQPQVDLLGWDKNTCPFCGSSPRYSCLDKDNGARRLFCSLCHTQWNYRRIKCAYCSNANAEKLRHFYSALFPYQRVDVCEKCKTYIKTTDERRLGRECLPEVEDAVSIHLDSIAQNEGYQPG, from the coding sequence ATGAATACAAATCGGCTGGAGCGTATCAATTCGGAAATTGAAAGATACAGGGCCGCTCAGCCGGAACTGGAAACCATACTTGCCCTGTACCAGAAGGTCTTTGACATTCAGGAGTCGGCTTCCTCGCAAGAGGAGCCGGCTCCCCTTATTTCAGATGAAGATGCCATAGCCAAGCTGGCTGCCGGTGAATATATACTGAAAGATATCCCCTTTGAACCTTCCGCCGAACTTTTCCACCAGACAGGGCTCAAACTGGGGCGTGCTTTTACCCAGACCGCCGGAGAGAAATTCCCCACCCCTGCCCTGCTAAAACTGATAGAGAACCACCCCGGCGGATTATCCGGTTTCATCACCGCCATGCTTTCAGACAATCTGGAATATCTGGCCAAGTTCACCCAAAATACCAGCTTCAATCCGGAAACACTGCTCTTCTTTGTGACCAATCTGGTGTCTCCCTTTTTAACAGCTCAGGCCAAATACTATCAGCCGCAAGTAGACTTGCTTGGCTGGGATAAAAATACTTGCCCCTTCTGCGGCTCCAGCCCCCGCTATTCCTGTCTGGATAAGGACAATGGTGCCCGCCGCCTGTTCTGCTCACTCTGCCACACCCAGTGGAATTACCGGCGGATAAAATGTGCCTACTGCTCCAATGCTAATGCCGAAAAACTCCGCCACTTCTATTCTGCCCTGTTCCCCTACCAGCGGGTAGATGTCTGTGAGAAGTGCAAAACCTACATTAAGACCACTGACGAACGACGGCTGGGGCGCGAGTGTCTGCCGGAAGTAGAAGACGCTGTTTCCATCCATCTGGACAGCATTGCCCAGAACGAAGGCTACCAGCCAGGCTAG
- a CDS encoding CvpA family protein encodes MNWLDIVLLISLGIQTVSGFFTGLIRNFLHLVGLIIGIILAGRFYPTVAEWLSFISSPEWANIIAFLLILITIWVATTLIAKLLDTMIKPTFLNWVNRLGGAIFGLLVSGIFTATLLAIWVKFFDSGSVITDSAVAQILLDKFPLILSLLPDEFGVIQDFFN; translated from the coding sequence ATGAATTGGTTAGATATAGTTTTACTGATATCACTGGGCATTCAAACCGTGAGCGGCTTTTTCACCGGCCTTATACGCAACTTTTTGCATCTGGTAGGGCTGATAATAGGCATTATACTGGCAGGGCGCTTTTACCCTACGGTTGCCGAATGGCTCAGTTTTATTTCCAGCCCGGAGTGGGCAAATATAATCGCTTTCCTGCTGATACTGATAACTATCTGGGTAGCTACCACCCTTATCGCCAAGCTGCTTGACACTATGATAAAGCCGACTTTCCTTAACTGGGTAAATCGGCTGGGGGGTGCAATATTCGGTTTGCTGGTTTCCGGCATTTTTACTGCCACCCTGCTAGCCATCTGGGTCAAATTCTTTGACTCCGGTTCGGTTATCACCGATTCTGCCGTCGCCCAGATACTTCTTGACAAGTTTCCGCTGATTCTGTCGCTTTTACCTGATGAGTTCGGAGTAATCCAAGACTTTTTCAACTAA
- the proC gene encoding pyrroline-5-carboxylate reductase, whose translation MNIAFIGGGNMGEAILGALIQKNICPPQNITVSEIKAERRTYLETSYGIKTTASNPDAIKSAEVVLLAIKPQNLPELSAELKGKLADKQLVISIIAGATLSKLSGGLAHKAVVRVMPNTPAMIGMGMSVWTALPSVSPTQKDQAKAILSAMGKEIYTGKETMLDAATAISGSGPAYFFLFMEGLEKAALEMGFTPEEASILVSQTAAGSAIYAGKSGLALTQLRKNVTSPGGTTAEAIKAFEEAGLEATIIKAAKAAFNRSVELGKG comes from the coding sequence ATGAACATAGCATTTATCGGCGGGGGAAATATGGGTGAGGCCATCTTGGGCGCTCTTATCCAAAAAAACATCTGTCCGCCCCAAAATATCACTGTAAGTGAGATTAAAGCTGAACGCCGTACCTACCTTGAAACCAGCTATGGCATAAAAACCACCGCTTCAAACCCGGATGCGATAAAGAGTGCAGAGGTAGTTCTGCTGGCTATCAAACCCCAGAATCTGCCCGAACTGAGTGCCGAACTGAAGGGCAAACTGGCGGACAAACAGCTGGTTATATCCATTATTGCCGGGGCAACCTTAAGCAAACTCAGCGGCGGGCTTGCCCATAAAGCGGTGGTGCGGGTTATGCCCAACACCCCCGCCATGATAGGCATGGGCATGAGCGTCTGGACTGCCCTGCCGTCTGTCAGCCCCACCCAGAAAGACCAAGCTAAAGCCATACTTTCAGCCATGGGCAAAGAAATATATACCGGCAAAGAAACCATGCTGGATGCAGCTACCGCTATCTCAGGTTCAGGCCCGGCCTATTTCTTTCTGTTCATGGAAGGGCTGGAAAAAGCGGCACTGGAAATGGGATTTACCCCTGAAGAAGCATCTATACTGGTATCCCAGACAGCTGCCGGTTCGGCTATTTATGCCGGAAAATCCGGCTTGGCGCTCACCCAGCTTCGCAAAAACGTAACCTCGCCCGGCGGTACTACCGCCGAAGCTATAAAGGCATTTGAAGAAGCCGGTCTGGAGGCAACTATAATCAAGGCTGCCAAGGCCGCCTTTAACCGCTCTGTAGAACTGGGCAAGGGTTAA
- the nrfD gene encoding NrfD/PsrC family molybdoenzyme membrane anchor subunit, with protein MFSAIKGWVNKLEQTGNPNVPLFGKWGLLQIILGLGALTVAALKLAYGLGPITNLSDNWPWGLWVAFDVGAYIASAAGGFTMAAIVYIFGYEKFRPLVRPAILIGALCYTIGAIGIMIDLARSIRIVHPIWMWNHESIMFEVGWCVMMYLTVLYLEFSNNIFERIGWKKLGNLQHAFIIPLVIFGIMLSFLHQSSLGALFLINPAQQPLWHGPLMGHLFLVSAMALGLSVLTYFSVILSRSWKMTLRMDILSKLGLIIAWIMLVYLAARGVDYAITGNLATGLNGDWYTVLWVAEVGIGMLLPMILLFIKKIRSSRSGLLWSTGLMIMGVVLNRINTLVISQAPNREGSYFPHILEFVFTFGLIAGAMYVFRLCAKYLPLYTDHMKGLTPEQVKKAPAVIPAD; from the coding sequence ATGTTCAGTGCCATCAAGGGCTGGGTAAACAAGCTCGAACAGACCGGCAACCCCAATGTGCCTTTATTCGGCAAATGGGGACTACTCCAGATTATCCTTGGTCTGGGTGCCTTAACCGTAGCCGCCCTGAAACTGGCTTACGGTCTGGGTCCCATTACCAACCTTTCAGATAACTGGCCCTGGGGTCTTTGGGTTGCCTTTGACGTAGGCGCATATATCGCCTCGGCTGCTGGTGGTTTCACCATGGCCGCAATCGTATACATATTCGGTTATGAGAAATTCCGTCCCCTGGTAAGGCCGGCCATTCTCATTGGTGCATTGTGCTACACCATCGGCGCTATCGGTATCATGATTGACCTCGCCCGCTCTATACGGATTGTTCATCCTATCTGGATGTGGAATCACGAGTCCATCATGTTCGAAGTAGGCTGGTGCGTTATGATGTACCTGACCGTACTCTATCTTGAGTTCTCTAACAATATCTTTGAACGTATTGGCTGGAAGAAGCTGGGTAACCTGCAGCATGCCTTTATCATCCCGCTGGTTATCTTCGGCATTATGCTCTCCTTCCTCCACCAGTCTTCACTGGGTGCCCTTTTCCTGATTAACCCGGCTCAGCAGCCCCTCTGGCACGGCCCGTTGATGGGTCACCTGTTCCTGGTGTCTGCCATGGCTCTGGGTTTATCAGTGCTCACTTACTTCTCCGTTATCCTGTCCCGCTCATGGAAGATGACCCTGCGTATGGATATCCTTTCCAAACTGGGGCTGATTATAGCCTGGATAATGCTGGTTTATCTGGCAGCCCGCGGCGTTGATTACGCTATTACCGGAAACCTGGCCACCGGCCTTAATGGTGACTGGTATACCGTACTCTGGGTAGCTGAAGTAGGTATAGGCATGTTACTGCCCATGATACTGCTCTTTATAAAGAAGATTCGCAGTTCACGCAGCGGCCTTCTCTGGTCAACCGGTTTGATGATTATGGGTGTGGTGCTTAACCGTATCAATACCCTGGTTATCTCTCAGGCTCCCAACCGCGAAGGCAGCTATTTCCCGCACATACTGGAATTCGTCTTTACCTTCGGCCTGATTGCCGGGGCTATGTACGTATTCCGCCTGTGTGCCAAGTACCTGCCGCTGTATACTGACCACATGAAGGGGCTTACCCCTGAACAGGTCAAGAAAGCACCTGCGGTTATACCGGCAGACTAA
- the rsmD gene encoding 16S rRNA (guanine(966)-N(2))-methyltransferase RsmD, translating to MRIIAGDAKGKNIIVPQRKATRPATELVRGAMMSMLEAVAEDWSEVLDIYSGSGSLGLEALSRGAGHVDFVEHERCCCDIIKQNLETIGCASHAHVYCLDVPKAMAFLKKQYDVILADPPYRNQQIGEVLEKLGNSGLIGENTVMAVTHSAHLTLAECYGRLKMLKEHRHGDSLIAIYRKDSSFDSHLPGPV from the coding sequence ATGAGAATTATTGCCGGAGATGCCAAGGGCAAAAATATTATTGTACCCCAGCGGAAAGCTACCCGTCCGGCTACCGAGTTGGTCAGGGGGGCTATGATGTCCATGCTGGAGGCAGTAGCTGAAGACTGGAGCGAGGTGCTGGATATTTATTCCGGCAGCGGTTCTCTGGGTTTGGAAGCCCTTTCCCGCGGGGCCGGGCATGTAGATTTTGTTGAGCACGAGCGCTGTTGTTGTGATATAATAAAACAAAATTTGGAAACCATTGGCTGTGCAAGCCATGCTCACGTGTATTGTTTGGATGTACCCAAGGCTATGGCCTTCTTGAAAAAGCAATATGACGTAATACTGGCAGATCCGCCGTACCGTAACCAGCAGATTGGCGAGGTACTGGAGAAACTGGGGAATTCCGGGCTTATCGGTGAAAACACAGTCATGGCAGTTACCCATTCCGCCCATCTCACTCTTGCCGAATGTTACGGGCGGTTAAAGATGCTAAAAGAGCATCGCCATGGGGATAGCCTTATCGCTATATACAGAAAGGATAGCAGTTTTGATAGCCATTTACCCGGGCCGGTTTGA
- a CDS encoding YfhL family 4Fe-4S dicluster ferredoxin, which yields MSFKITDDCISCGACEPECPNKAISEGETIYIIDPEKCSECVGAFDTPQCVEICPVDSCVKCCNESNDELLAKWQKQHPGESPK from the coding sequence ATGTCGTTCAAGATAACAGATGACTGTATCAGTTGTGGGGCTTGCGAACCGGAATGCCCCAATAAGGCTATTTCGGAAGGCGAGACTATTTACATTATTGATCCTGAGAAATGCTCTGAGTGCGTGGGTGCTTTTGATACTCCGCAGTGCGTTGAAATCTGCCCGGTAGACTCCTGTGTGAAATGCTGTAATGAATCTAACGATGAATTACTGGCAAAATGGCAGAAACAGCACCCGGGCGAAAGCCCCAAGTAA